The following proteins are co-located in the Candidatus Methylomirabilota bacterium genome:
- a CDS encoding cytochrome c oxidase assembly protein, which yields MRLLIAAAALALASVLGWWRLARRSAVQVPRGSPALAIGGLATIVVALASPLDELAHQRFSAHMLLTAVAAPALLLATL from the coding sequence ATGCGGCTGCTGATCGCCGCGGCCGCCCTCGCTCTCGCCTCCGTCCTCGGCTGGTGGCGCCTGGCCCGGCGCTCCGCCGTGCAGGTCCCGCGCGGAAGCCCGGCGCTGGCCATCGGAGGGCTGGCCACGATCGTGGTGGCCCTGGCCTCGCCGCTCGACGAACTCGCCCACCAGCGCTTCTCTGCGCACATGCTGCTGACGGCGGTGGCGGCGCCGGCCCTGCTGCTCGCGACCTTGTGA
- a CDS encoding cbb3-type cytochrome c oxidase subunit I — protein MGGRGAVEEVPITDARRLNDDVVDRALVRAWLAWGFFWLLFFPTVGVILSTKFTYPEFLGGHAWLTFGRIRPIHVNGVIWGAFSTLFIGLCHYIVPRLCGVRMWNEHWSRGLIWIWNVNLALAVILLAAGWNRGWEAGEFALVNVVVIFLAMLALTVQFLMTIKNRRETPLYVSLWYLIAAFVWTDVNLVLLMLGPYHIPGINNAAWHGLFIHYVVGLWITPAGYVLIYYFLPASVRNPIYSHKLSLIGFWSLAFFYPFVGIHHYLYSPIADWAETIAIVSSMMLIIPVWTVLQNFFGTMIGKWQEFGRNLPAKFLIVGSIMYLLGCFQGSLEALRALQQPTHFTDFVISHSHLTVFGTFVVWAIAGAIYVWPRITGSELWSFTLANWGFWLVTLGISAMGLVLSAQGLQQGFMLMAQSEFLETVTSIRPYWWVRTFTGISMDIGMSLVVYTLLKGSLVRRSA, from the coding sequence ATGGGCGGCAGGGGAGCGGTCGAGGAGGTGCCCATCACGGACGCGCGGCGCCTGAACGACGACGTCGTCGACCGGGCGTTGGTTCGGGCCTGGCTCGCCTGGGGGTTCTTCTGGCTGCTCTTCTTTCCGACCGTGGGCGTCATTCTGTCCACCAAGTTCACGTATCCCGAGTTCCTCGGCGGCCACGCCTGGCTCACCTTCGGCCGGATCCGTCCGATCCACGTCAACGGCGTGATCTGGGGCGCGTTCTCGACGCTCTTCATCGGCCTCTGCCACTACATCGTGCCGCGCCTCTGCGGGGTGAGGATGTGGAACGAGCACTGGAGCCGCGGGCTCATCTGGATCTGGAACGTGAACCTGGCCCTGGCCGTCATCCTCCTCGCGGCCGGCTGGAACCGGGGCTGGGAGGCGGGAGAGTTCGCTCTCGTCAACGTCGTCGTCATTTTCCTGGCGATGCTCGCGCTGACCGTTCAATTCCTGATGACGATCAAGAACCGCCGGGAGACGCCCCTCTACGTCTCGCTCTGGTATCTCATCGCGGCCTTCGTCTGGACGGACGTGAATCTCGTCCTCCTGATGCTGGGTCCGTACCACATCCCCGGGATCAACAACGCGGCCTGGCACGGCCTGTTCATCCATTACGTGGTCGGCCTCTGGATCACGCCGGCGGGCTACGTGCTGATCTACTACTTCCTGCCCGCGAGCGTGCGCAACCCCATCTACAGCCACAAGCTGTCGCTCATCGGCTTCTGGTCGCTCGCGTTCTTCTACCCGTTCGTCGGCATCCACCACTACCTCTACTCGCCGATCGCCGACTGGGCCGAGACGATCGCCATCGTCTCCTCGATGATGCTGATCATCCCCGTGTGGACCGTGCTCCAGAACTTCTTCGGCACCATGATCGGCAAGTGGCAGGAGTTCGGCCGCAACCTCCCCGCCAAGTTCCTGATCGTCGGCTCCATCATGTACCTCCTCGGGTGCTTTCAGGGCTCGCTGGAGGCGCTCCGCGCCCTGCAGCAGCCGACCCACTTCACGGACTTCGTGATTTCACACTCGCACCTGACCGTCTTCGGCACGTTCGTCGTGTGGGCGATCGCCGGCGCGATCTATGTCTGGCCGCGGATCACGGGGTCGGAGCTGTGGAGCTTCACGCTCGCCAACTGGGGCTTCTGGCTCGTCACGCTCGGCATCTCGGCGATGGGGCTCGTGCTGAGCGCGCAGGGGCTGCAGCAGGGCTTCATGCTGATGGCGCAGAGCGAGTTCCTGGAGACGGTCACGTCGATCCGCCCGTACTGGTGGGTGCGAACGTTCACCGGGATCTCGATGGACATCGGCATGTCACTCGTGGTGTACACCCTGCTGAAGGGCTCCCTGGTCAGACGGTCGGCGTGA
- a CDS encoding metallophosphoesterase, which produces MNRELNKPGERPDSALAITRRTFLHKSLLTGAAAGAATYGWFPLVNTLDLAFGAEAFKFAWVSDSHLYPKNVNTRFVDKATRAVKEVQAMSPPADFLIYGGDLAQLGDPVELDLGNNILKEVKIRKVFIPGEHDWYLDMGAKWQQLFGPPNWTFDHKGVRFVGLDTVSRGPDYWTAKKMTPKERMGHMATLDGSVAGAWAGVGRDQLEWLNRTLSTWPKNKPVIIFSHNPLYEYYPPWNFWVRDWREVHEVLKPYSNVTNVHGHTHQVLYNEIGKMRSIGMLATSWTWPYAPEGVPTLTKCKVRVDPGDHFDGVGWSRLTMTAAEKIENEYVMWRKKDDIIAEAPWDSGCADNINQMLQPRLADREWPYYGAYK; this is translated from the coding sequence ATGAACAGGGAGCTGAACAAGCCGGGCGAGCGCCCGGACTCCGCACTCGCGATCACCCGCCGCACCTTCCTCCACAAATCTCTCCTGACCGGAGCGGCGGCGGGCGCGGCCACCTACGGGTGGTTCCCGCTCGTCAACACCCTGGACCTCGCGTTCGGGGCCGAGGCCTTCAAGTTCGCCTGGGTCTCCGACAGCCACCTCTACCCCAAGAACGTCAACACGCGCTTCGTCGACAAGGCCACCCGCGCGGTCAAGGAGGTCCAGGCGATGTCGCCGCCGGCCGACTTCCTGATTTACGGGGGTGACTTGGCTCAGCTCGGCGATCCCGTCGAGCTCGATCTGGGGAACAACATTCTCAAGGAGGTGAAGATCCGGAAGGTCTTCATCCCGGGCGAGCACGACTGGTACCTGGACATGGGCGCCAAGTGGCAGCAGCTCTTCGGGCCGCCGAACTGGACCTTCGACCACAAGGGCGTGCGCTTCGTCGGCCTCGACACGGTCAGCCGCGGTCCCGATTACTGGACCGCCAAGAAGATGACGCCCAAAGAGCGGATGGGCCACATGGCGACCCTCGACGGCTCGGTGGCGGGAGCGTGGGCCGGCGTGGGTCGCGATCAGCTCGAGTGGCTCAACCGCACGCTCTCCACCTGGCCCAAGAACAAGCCCGTGATCATCTTCAGCCATAACCCGCTGTACGAGTACTACCCGCCGTGGAACTTCTGGGTGCGCGACTGGCGCGAGGTCCACGAGGTCCTCAAGCCCTACAGCAACGTGACGAACGTTCATGGCCACACCCACCAGGTGCTCTACAACGAGATCGGCAAGATGCGCTCGATCGGCATGCTGGCGACCTCCTGGACGTGGCCCTACGCGCCCGAAGGAGTGCCGACGCTGACGAAGTGCAAGGTTCGGGTGGATCCGGGGGACCATTTCGACGGAGTGGGCTGGTCCAGGCTCACCATGACCGCGGCCGAGAAGATCGAGAACGAGTACGTGATGTGGCGGAAAAAAGACGACATCATCGCCGAGGCGCCCTGGGACTCGGGGTGCGCCGACAACATCAATCAGATGCTGCAACCGCGCCTGGCGGACCGCGAGTGGCCCTACTACGGCGCCTACAAGTGA
- a CDS encoding cbb3-type cytochrome c oxidase subunit II has translation MRSIKSLAVGAGFGLVTLAIFVQGFLPAILPESRTTQVSRAVRTDLGAIKWVRYESSDYTPLEKLGRAVYVREGCWYCHSQYVRPVAGEELRWGPVSEAGEYAFDLPHLFSTRRIGPDLTRVGLKYAD, from the coding sequence ATGAGATCGATCAAGTCCCTCGCGGTCGGTGCCGGGTTCGGCCTGGTGACGCTGGCGATCTTCGTCCAGGGCTTTCTCCCGGCCATCCTGCCCGAGTCCCGCACGACGCAGGTCAGCCGTGCGGTGCGGACGGATCTCGGAGCGATCAAGTGGGTGCGGTACGAGTCGAGCGATTACACGCCGCTCGAGAAGCTCGGGCGCGCCGTGTATGTCCGCGAGGGATGCTGGTACTGCCACAGCCAGTACGTGCGGCCGGTCGCCGGTGAGGAGCTCCGGTGGGGACCGGTCTCCGAGGCGGGCGAGTACGCCTTCGACCTTCCCCACCTCTTCTCCACCCGGCGCATCGGACCGGACCTGACGCGCGTGGGGCTCAAGTACGCCGAC
- a CDS encoding thiosulfate oxidation carrier protein SoxY, with the protein MSPQIASRPRLQSRRSFLGVVPAAVGLVAAGGIRGVFGRSEPVPVRGADPEALSPSERLHLPRLRLPAFTSNGAKVPVAVEMSHPMEPGHSITRISIVNARDPVPLKGVFHFTPRNGQVYVAFQIRLDHGASEVAATAECSRHARWHATRSITIPDGAGGCAGTAPPPDRAGRDEIGPPAIRIPQLIADGGIAPDQTIDVQVKTKHPSRTGLEVREGTFVQAGEPLYLNGMNVFYGDAQVSQFTMTSALSDNPLVAFRLRVHSEDLLRVVLTNNRGQRFEAAHRIRFS; encoded by the coding sequence ATGAGCCCGCAAATCGCCTCACGGCCGCGGCTCCAGTCCAGGCGCAGCTTCCTGGGCGTGGTGCCGGCGGCCGTGGGGCTCGTCGCGGCGGGGGGAATTCGTGGCGTCTTCGGGCGCTCCGAACCCGTGCCCGTGCGCGGCGCCGATCCCGAGGCGCTCTCGCCGTCCGAGCGCCTCCACCTGCCGCGACTCAGGCTGCCGGCCTTCACCAGCAACGGGGCGAAGGTCCCGGTCGCCGTCGAGATGTCCCACCCGATGGAGCCGGGTCACTCCATCACGCGCATCAGCATCGTGAACGCGCGAGATCCCGTGCCCCTGAAGGGCGTGTTCCACTTCACGCCGCGCAACGGTCAGGTCTACGTCGCCTTCCAGATCCGGCTGGACCATGGCGCCTCCGAGGTCGCCGCGACGGCCGAGTGCAGTCGCCACGCCCGCTGGCACGCGACGCGGTCCATCACGATCCCCGACGGCGCGGGCGGCTGCGCCGGGACCGCCCCGCCGCCCGATCGCGCGGGCAGGGACGAGATCGGCCCGCCCGCGATCCGGATCCCGCAGCTGATCGCCGATGGGGGCATCGCCCCCGACCAGACCATCGACGTCCAGGTCAAGACCAAGCATCCGAGCCGGACGGGCCTGGAGGTTCGGGAGGGGACGTTCGTCCAGGCCGGGGAGCCCCTCTACCTGAACGGGATGAACGTCTTCTACGGGGACGCGCAGGTCAGCCAGTTCACGATGACCTCCGCGCTCAGCGATAATCCTCTCGTCGCGTTCAGGCTCCGCGTCCACAGCGAGGACCTTCTGCGCGTCGTCCTCACGAACAACCGCGGGCAGCGATTCGAGGCCGCGCATCGGATCCGCTTCTCGTGA
- the ccoS gene encoding cbb3-type cytochrome oxidase assembly protein CcoS → MLEYLTLGEFVVAVLMGCAALSAFVWAAASGALRDVESAKHQVLAAEAEEDERSRP, encoded by the coding sequence GTGCTCGAGTATCTGACGCTGGGGGAGTTCGTCGTCGCGGTGCTCATGGGCTGCGCCGCGCTGAGCGCCTTCGTATGGGCGGCGGCCAGTGGCGCCCTGAGGGACGTGGAGTCCGCCAAGCACCAGGTCTTGGCGGCGGAGGCCGAGGAGGATGAGCGTTCCCGACCCTGA
- a CDS encoding sigma-70 family RNA polymerase sigma factor, with the protein MDTGSEFQGLVRKYLNSLYNYALVLTRRVEDAEDLLQESLVRAYDGFHTFDRSLSFKPWIFTIMRNVQIDRQRRRRVRPAEDPLGREEEAEPVVSMESPLYSIPLAPEDILLRRETVDQVREAIRRLPPLLREIVELRDIEGLPYREIATIVSRPVGTVMSRLYRGRNLLRTYLVEPSQRPGEKGIGVRNDGL; encoded by the coding sequence GTGGACACAGGATCTGAGTTTCAGGGCCTTGTCCGGAAGTATCTCAATTCCCTGTACAACTACGCCCTCGTCCTCACGCGGCGGGTCGAGGATGCGGAGGATCTCCTCCAGGAGAGCCTCGTTCGCGCGTACGACGGCTTTCACACGTTCGACCGGTCGCTCAGCTTCAAGCCGTGGATCTTCACGATCATGAGGAATGTCCAGATCGACCGGCAACGGCGGCGCCGGGTGAGGCCCGCCGAAGATCCGCTGGGGCGTGAGGAGGAAGCGGAGCCCGTGGTATCCATGGAAAGCCCCCTGTACTCCATCCCGCTCGCCCCCGAGGACATCCTCCTCCGTCGCGAGACCGTCGACCAAGTTCGGGAGGCGATCCGCCGTCTGCCCCCGCTACTGAGGGAAATCGTCGAGCTTCGCGACATCGAGGGTCTTCCCTACCGGGAAATCGCCACCATCGTGAGCCGGCCGGTGGGGACCGTCATGTCGCGACTCTATCGAGGTCGGAACTTGCTCCGAACCTATCTCGTCGAGCCCTCCCAGCGGCCCGGTGAGAAAGGGATTGGCGTGCGGAATGATGGACTGTAA